One Triticum dicoccoides isolate Atlit2015 ecotype Zavitan chromosome 4B, WEW_v2.0, whole genome shotgun sequence genomic window carries:
- the LOC119295424 gene encoding uncharacterized protein LOC119295424, producing the protein MACHQRSASLPSIPHSTESKVEVELQGLQTRISSPSATIDTMCGGLRSLGDIYSSIEEIMSLPSNRVPLQRKMIEEELDRSLVLVDLCNAMQESLAELKVSIQDLQLALKRGDGAAVQIKTESFVRLAKKAQKPFKKITSGKATAQGCGTVRLLVEARDMAVCLLESASCLLLKQAGVASGSRWSLVSQRFQKKRVVCEAAQLQALERGVADLENGVESLFRRLIQSRVSLLNILSS; encoded by the coding sequence ATGGCCTGCCATCAAAGATCTGCAAGTCTGCCTTCTATCCCTCACTCCACCGAATCAAAAGTGGAGGTGGAACTGCAGGGCCTGCAGACACGCATATCCTCGCCTTCCGCGACCATCGACACAATGTGCGGCGGTCTGAGGAGTCTCGGAGACATCTACAGCTCCATAGAAGAGATCATGAGCCTGCCCAGCAACCGAGTCCCCTTGCAAAGGAAGATGATCGAGGAAGAGCTTGACAGGTCACTTGTCCTGGTGGATCTCTGCAATGCCATGCAGGAGAGCCTGGCAGAGCTGAAGGTGAGCATCCAGGACCTGCAGCTCGCCCTCAAGAGAGGAGATGGCGCGGCTGTTCAGATCAAGACCGAGTCCTTCGTTCGCCTCGCGAAGAAGGCACAGAAgcctttcaagaagatcacaagcgGCAAGGCTACCGCCCAAGGCTGCGGGACGGTCAGGCTACTGGTAGAGGCAAGAGACATGGCGGTCTGTCTGCTTGAATCCGCGTCATGCCTCCTACTGAAGCAAGCTGGGGTTGCCAGTGGAAGCAGATGGTCGCTGGTCTCACAGAGGTTCCAGAAGAAGAGGGTTGTCTGCGAGGCGGCGCAGCTGCAAGCGCTGGAGCGTGGCGTGGCTGACCTTGAGAACGGCGTAGAGTCCCTGTTCAGGAGGTTGATCCAGAGCAGGGTTTCACTCCTGAACATCCTTAGCTCCTAG